One Paralysiella testudinis genomic window, CCAATAAAGCCGCAAATACCACAACAAGGCTGCCTGAAAGCGTTTCAGGCAGAGAATCTATATTATACAAGATTATACAAGGCTTGCAGCTATAAATCCGTTCCGCAAACGTGTCAAATAACTGCTATTTTTTCTCTTTTAAATCAATAGCCGTAAAATTTTTGCGGAACGTATTTTGTCCATTCTGAACAAGCTTTTCGCCAACCTTCTGTGATTTTTGATTAATCCGGCATCTGCTTCATCATACCAAAAGGCCGCCATTCAGACAGTCTTTATCCTTACGCCTCTTCATCCATCCGTGCCATTGCCTGTACATACACCGCATTTTTATCGCGCTTGCCTACCGCCACCACCGTTACCGTAATCAAACCGTCGTCCACCGTATAAACCAGCCGAAACCCCGCTTGGCGTAATTTGATTTTGTAGGCATTGTGCATACCGCGCAGCGCCGACGCAGGTACATGCGGGTGTGTCAGCCGCTCGGCCAGCTTGTGCTTAAACTGCGTTTTGATACTGCCATCTAGCTTCGCCCATTCCCGCAAGGCCGATGGCAGAAAAGCTAATTTATAAGTCATCCAACGCCACCATCACCGCCGTTTCGCCCATGCGCTCCTGCACCAGCTTAGCGTCCTCCAAGTCTTCCAGATAAGCCAGCAAAGCCTGATAGCGCTGCGCCGAAATCAAATAAGCCTCAGGCTTATTGTGGTTCAACACCGCCACCGCACCATCCGCCTGCGCCACAATGGCCGCAAAATTGCGCTTTAATTCCGTTACACTTACCGCATAATCCGCCAATACCGCTTCCATAATCGCCACCTCCTAAAAAAGATGCTTTATTTTATATCTAATAAATCATCTTTATCAATCTTTATTTACTCCTCATCCCGCATATACAGCCTGTCTTGCAGGGTTTTGCGGGCGCGGCGGTAGCGTTCGGTTTCTTTCTGCCGCGCCGCTGCCGATAAAGACTGGTCGCGCATCATGCGCCGGTGTCCGCTGTCCAGATTGCTCAGCTCACGCCGCACATTGGCATCGTGCCGCTGCTTCTGCTCGCGCATTTCAAAGCTGCGCACCTTCACCCCGGTAGCGCCCACCAGCGCCTGCTGCAAGCCCTGATAATCGCCATAGCGGTTGCGCCCGGTGATGTCCATCGCATCCAGCGCACCAGCCATCGGCGTGTCATCCACATGGTTGCGCAGGCCATTCAGAATACGGGTAACATGATAGCCCGCAGGCACATGGTCGGCGATGGTGTATTTTACCCGCTCCCATGTCTTGCGTTCGTCGCTGTAATAGCTCGGCACAAACTCCCGTCCGGTAAACAAATCCTTATTCCATATCCATGCCGCCGCATTGCTCAGCACAGGGCCGCTCGGCATCGCCCATTGCGGCATCATTACCCCACCGTTTTGGTTTTTAAAATCAAACATATCCCCCATCGGTAAAAAGCGCACCAAATCCAGAAACTGCGGATTGCCATTTTTATCGTTCCACAGGCGGATGGTTTTTAAGCCGAAAGACGAAAATCCCTTCATATAGTCCGGCATAATGCGCCGTTCTTCGTCTTCGTCGGTCTCCCCGCCCAGCATCGCATACAGCTACCCCAAAGGCGGGCAAAACGTAGAAGGCCCTTCTATCCGCTTGGCTGAAGTGCTGGCGCAAAATTGGGGAAATCTTGATTTTGGTATTCGTGAGCTGTCACAAAGCAACGGTGAAAGCGTGGTTAAAGCCTATGCGTGGGACTTAGAAACCAATGTGCGCCAAGCCAAAGTGTTTCAAGTGCCGCATAAACGATTTAGCAAAGCAGGCAGCAAACACTTAACCGACCCCCGCGAAATCTACGAATTGGTGGCTAACCAAGGCAGCCGCCGCCTGCGCGCCTGTATTTTGGGCGTCATCCCCGGCGATGTAGTTGAAAAAGCAGTAGAGCAATGCAGCGCCACCCTGCAAAGCCATATTGATTTATCGCCGGAAAGCATTAAAAAAATGGCCGATGTATTTACCGGTTTCGGCGTCAGCACCGAAATGATTCAAGACCGCTACCAATGCCGCATTGAATCCATCCGCCCTGCTCAATTTTTAGAACTACGCAAAATCTATACCAGTATCAAAGACGGCATGAGCAAAGCGGCAGACTGGTTCGCCGTAGCTTCCGAACCTAAACCCCGTAGTAATCTGAATGACATTGTGGCCGAACCAATCGCCGCCAACCCTGAATCACCCACCACGCCCCCGGCAGCAGACGCCTACCGCGTCGACCCCGAAACTGGTGAAGTGCTCGACAGCGCAACAATATTGGAGCCAACAGCATGAGCGTTAACAAAGCAATCCTCATCGGCCGCCTAGGCCGCGACCCGGAAGTACGCTATATGCCCATTGGAACTACACCGCCCGCATAAGCCCCGCCACCGGTATCACCCGCAACAGCGAAGCACCTCGTGATGTGTATATCGAAGACTACCTGTTCGATATTTTCTACAACCTTGCCGACCAAGACACCAAAGACGCCATGGATATTGCCTACCTCACCAGCCAACGCCCCGCCGACACCCTAAAAATCACCGTCCACCACATCCGTGACGGCGAGTTGGCCATCACCCAAAATAAAACCGGCGCGAAATTAAGATTTGCCATTCTAGGGTCTGTTCACAATTACTTGTCATAAAGGTAACCACATCACAATGCACCCCAATAAAACCGTACTGTGGAAGTTGCGTTTGAGCTTATCGTAACGGCTGGCAATCGCTCGGAAATGTTTCAAACGGCAAAAGGCATTCTCTACCAAATGCCTGATTTTATATAAATACCAGTCCATGTCTTTATTTTTCTCTTCCCTATTGCTTTTATAGGGAATATTGGCTTTCGCACCGCTTTGCTCTATTTGCTCCCTGAGCCGGTCTGAATCGTAACCTTTGTCCGCATTAACCAACTCAGTTTCGGCAAGGTTGATGTTGTCAAGCAGCTCCGGTGCAACGGTGACATCATGGATATTGCCCGCAGTAACGATAACCTCAATCGGATTGCCTGCAGCATCTACAGCCAGATGAATCTTGCTGGTTCTGCCGCCTCGGCTCATACCGATTGCGTGATCCTCTTGCGCACTGAGCGCTGAGGCTGCGGCGCAGTGTTGGTGAGCACGGATATAACTGCCGTCTATGGCTACCCACTCCAAGTCACTCTCTTGGCTGGGCTGTTTCAAGATTGCAGTAAAAATGCCTTTTTCTGACCAACGGTTATAAGCGGTATAAACAGTATGATACTTGCCGAAATACTCGGGCAAATCCCGCCACGGTATGCCGGTTCTTATTCTGTAAAGTATGCCTTCAAGAATTCTGCGCAAATTGGGTTTGCTATAAATACCCAAATCACGCAGAATAGGTAACAGCT contains:
- a CDS encoding site-specific integrase, which produces MYIEDYLFDIFYNLADQDTKDAMDIAYLTSQRPADTLKITVHHIRDGELAITQNKTGAKLRFAILGSVHNYLS
- a CDS encoding type II toxin-antitoxin system Phd/YefM family antitoxin — translated: MEAVLADYAVSVTELKRNFAAIVAQADGAVAVLNHNKPEAYLISAQRYQALLAYLEDLEDAKLVQERMGETAVMVALDDL
- a CDS encoding IS5 family transposase, whose product is MPRTLLKDEHWTKLLPILRDLGIYSKPNLRRILEGILYRIRTGIPWRDLPEYFGKYHTVYTAYNRWSEKGIFTAILKQPSQESDLEWVAIDGSYIRAHQHCAAASALSAQEDHAIGMSRGGRTSKIHLAVDAAGNPIEVIVTAGNIHDVTVAPELLDNINLAETELVNADKGYDSDRLREQIEQSGAKANIPYKSNREEKNKDMDWYLYKIRHLVENAFCRLKHFRAIASRYDKLKRNFHSTVLLGCIVMWLPL
- a CDS encoding type II toxin-antitoxin system RelE family toxin, encoding MTYKLAFLPSALREWAKLDGSIKTQFKHKLAERLTHPHVPASALRGMHNAYKIKLRQAGFRLVYTVDDGLITVTVVAVGKRDKNAVYVQAMARMDEEA